From Fusobacterium varium:
ATTCTCAAATTCTAAAAAATGAAAAGTTAAAAAAAATGCTAAGAGAAGCAATTGATAAAAAAGAATTAATACCATATTATCAGCCTAAAGTTAATATTAATACGAATAAATTAGTTGGTGCTGAAGCGTTAGCCAGATGGAAAACTAAGGATGGAAAACTTATATCTCCTTTCGAATTTATTCCAATTTGTGAAAAAACAGGAATGATTGTAGAATTAGATATGATAATTTTTGAAAAAGTTTTGAAGTTTTTAAGAAATAATTTAGATAAAGGAATAGAGTGTACCCCAATATCTGTTAATTTTTCAAAGTTACATATTAATGATAAAAATTTTTTTAAAAACATAATGGATAAGCTTGATAAATATAATGTTCCAACTTCATTAGTTGAGATTGAAATGACAGAAACTGTTATTTTTGATAATTATAAATTAATACAAAACTTTATCAGAGAATTACATAAGGTAGGACTTATGATTTCTATGGATGACTTTGGTACTGGATATTCTTCTTTAAATATGCTGAAAGATATTCCAATTGATATTTTAAAAATTGATAAAGGATTTTTAGATGAAAGCTCTAATCCTCAAAGAAGAAATATAATTTTTTCAGTAATAGTGGACCTTGCTCAAAAATTAGGAATAAAAGTAGTGGTAGAAGGTGTTGAAATGATTGAAAATATAAAATTAATGAAAGATTCTGGCTGTTATGTAGCTCAAGGGTATTATTATGCTAAGCCTATGGCAGAAGAAGAGTTTCAAAAAATATATGAAGAGGGGATTATATGTTAAAGAAGATTTTATTGTATTTAGGATTAATGATTTTTTTTATAAGTCTGATTGGCTGTAAAGACATTAATAAAAGTAAGGGAAAGATAGGGGTATCCTTAGCAGTAGGAAATGCTGCAAGGTGGGAACAAGAAAAAGAATATATGCAAAAAAGGGCAGATGAACTAGGGGTTGAAATTGAGATAAAATTAAATACAAAAAATGAGTCTAAAACACAGGAAAAAGATTGCTTTGAATTAATCAATAGTGGAATTGATGTATTGATTATTACCCCACGTAATGGAAATGATATGAGTAAAATTATAAAGTATGCTGAAAAAAATAAAGTAAAAATTATAAGTTATGCACGAATTATTTTAAAAGAAAAAATTGATTTACATATAGGGTATGATAGTAAAAGAATGGGACAGATGCAGGGACAATATTTGGCTGAAAAAGTTTATAGAGGGAACTATATTATTTTAAAAGGGGATGAAAATGATGACAATGCTAATTTATTATATGAAGGAGCATTGAGATATATAGAGCCAATAAAGAATGATATTAATATAATTTTGGATACTTCAATTTCTAATTGGTCTCCTAAAGTAGCTAAAGAATTAGTCATGTCAGCAATAAAAGCAAATAATAATGAAATAGATGCGATATTAGCACCTAATGATAAAATAGCTGAAGGATGTGCAGAAGCCTTAGAAGAATTAAATATAAAGAAAAATGTAGCTATAACAGGAATGGACGCAGAATTAAGTGCAATTAGAAGAATTTTAAACGAAAAACAAGATGTAACAATTTATATGGATTTGAAAGAATTGGCAGATACAGCTATAGATGAAGCATTTAATATGATACAGAATAAACCTGTCAATATAAATGCAGAATATGATAATAAAAGTGGAAAGAAAATAGCCTCACATCTTATCACAGGAAGATTGGTAACAAAACAAAATATAGATAGAATATTAATAGAAAATAAAGTTTTTACAAAAGAAGAAATATATAATGAATAAATTTACTAAAAAATCTAGTATCAAAAAATACTAGATTTTTTTTTGAAATAATTATATAAAAAAGAATTTAATAAGCTAGCACTAAAACCAACAACTACAATAGTAAAAAATTTTTCACAAATTATAAAATGATTAGAAAAAAAAGCATTAAAAAGAATATGAAAAATAGTATTACCAAGTAAAAAATTAAAATAAATAGAAATTATGAGGTAATAAAAAAAATATTTTAAATTAAATTTTTTGTCATTTAGCCAATAAATAAGAACTGTTGAATAGTATATAAAGGATATGTATTTTCTTATAAAAGGCAAATGAAAACTTGTAAAGAAATCCAAAAAAATAGTAAAAATAATCAGTAAAACTCCAATACTAAAAATAAAAATATTAAATTTTTTTATCATATTACTCCTTTTTAAATTTAGTATAGCATATTAATATGGCGGAATAAAGGTGGAAATATTATTTGTTTGAAATATAATATTATATTAATGTAATTTATATAAGTAAGTATATATTTAAAGGGAGAAAAATAATAAATGCCTCAATAACAGATTATTTAAATATTATAAAGATATTATTGAAAATATAAAATTTGATTATATAATCATAGGTTATAAAAATTATAAAGGGGTGGGAAAAGTGAATAGAATACAATAAAACAAAATGTTTTTCTATTTAATTATTAGTTTTTTTATTAAAAAATGTAGATTTTAATAGAATATTTATTTTTTATAAAAAACATTTTAGATAAATAAAAATGTAATGAAGAAATATATGGCATAATTAAAATTATATTAAAAGAAAAATAATGTTTTATATGATATAATAACTTTAACTATAAAAAATTACAAAAGGGGAAGATTTCATGAAAAAATGTTTGCTTGTTTTATGTATTGTATTTGCTGGAGTCACATATTCAGAAGAAAAGAAAGATTCTTTAGTTACAGAAGGTGTTACTGAGGCAGTTTCAGGAGCAGTTTCAACAGGTAAGAACATATTAAAAGGATTAAAAA
This genomic window contains:
- a CDS encoding sugar ABC transporter — its product is MLKKILLYLGLMIFFISLIGCKDINKSKGKIGVSLAVGNAARWEQEKEYMQKRADELGVEIEIKLNTKNESKTQEKDCFELINSGIDVLIITPRNGNDMSKIIKYAEKNKVKIISYARIILKEKIDLHIGYDSKRMGQMQGQYLAEKVYRGNYIILKGDENDDNANLLYEGALRYIEPIKNDINIILDTSISNWSPKVAKELVMSAIKANNNEIDAILAPNDKIAEGCAEALEELNIKKNVAITGMDAELSAIRRILNEKQDVTIYMDLKELADTAIDEAFNMIQNKPVNINAEYDNKSGKKIASHLITGRLVTKQNIDRILIENKVFTKEEIYNE